The following are encoded together in the Pirellulales bacterium genome:
- a CDS encoding GTPase, giving the protein MLDPHDTIAALASAPGGAARAVVRVSGPQTVTCVELCFTADGGEALSQIRRPTAIPGSVRLADVAAPLPCTLYLWPSARSYTRQPTAEVHTVASPPLVDALLAELCAKGARLARPGEFTLRAFLAGRIDLTQAEAVLGVIDARGRRELETALSQLAGGLAAPLARLRGELLDALAHLEAGLDFVEEDIEFISPDDLDAQLAAAQAEVEGLLDQMQARGEAPGTLRAVLIGAPNVGKSSLYNALGGQNVLVSEQAGTTRDYLATRLDLDGTMFELVDTAGIEHAQTTAIARAAQAAGCGQREQAEIEIVCLDASRPLTESEEDLLASRPRGERLVVCTKTDLPRRARELPEAIDTSSRSGAGLDLLRRRLREAGEADKVTLGVVAATAVRCSESLRQAAEGLVRARGVVQSAGGEELVAAELRGTLHQLGEVAGEVYTDDILDRIFSRFCIGK; this is encoded by the coding sequence ATGCTCGATCCTCACGATACCATCGCAGCCCTTGCATCTGCGCCGGGCGGCGCGGCACGGGCCGTCGTGCGCGTGAGCGGGCCGCAGACCGTAACCTGCGTCGAACTATGCTTCACGGCCGATGGCGGCGAAGCGCTGAGCCAGATCCGCCGGCCAACCGCGATCCCAGGCAGCGTCAGGCTTGCGGACGTGGCGGCGCCCTTGCCTTGCACCTTATATCTCTGGCCATCCGCGCGCAGCTATACGCGGCAACCGACTGCCGAAGTACACACCGTCGCGTCGCCGCCGCTGGTCGACGCCCTGCTGGCAGAGTTGTGCGCCAAGGGTGCCCGGCTGGCCCGCCCCGGCGAATTCACTTTGCGGGCCTTTCTTGCCGGGCGGATCGACCTGACGCAGGCCGAGGCCGTGCTGGGAGTCATTGACGCCCGCGGCCGGCGGGAGCTCGAAACGGCGCTCAGCCAATTGGCCGGCGGCCTGGCCGCGCCGCTGGCGCGACTGCGCGGCGAGTTGCTGGATGCCTTGGCGCATCTCGAAGCCGGCCTCGACTTCGTCGAAGAAGATATCGAGTTCATTTCGCCCGACGATCTCGACGCGCAATTGGCCGCCGCCCAGGCCGAAGTGGAAGGACTGCTCGATCAAATGCAGGCTCGCGGCGAAGCGCCGGGCACGTTGCGGGCCGTCTTGATCGGCGCACCCAACGTCGGCAAGAGCTCGCTGTATAACGCGCTCGGCGGGCAGAACGTGCTGGTTTCCGAGCAGGCGGGAACCACACGCGATTACCTGGCGACTCGCCTCGACTTGGACGGCACCATGTTCGAGTTGGTCGACACCGCGGGCATCGAACATGCGCAAACGACCGCAATCGCGCGCGCCGCGCAGGCGGCCGGATGCGGCCAGCGGGAACAGGCAGAGATCGAAATCGTGTGTCTCGACGCGAGTCGGCCGTTGACGGAAAGCGAGGAGGATTTGCTGGCAAGCCGGCCGCGTGGTGAGCGGCTCGTCGTGTGTACCAAGACCGACCTTCCGCGCCGCGCGCGAGAGCTGCCGGAGGCAATCGACACCAGCAGCCGCAGCGGGGCCGGTCTTGACCTGCTGCGCAGGCGGCTTCGTGAGGCAGGAGAGGCAGACAAGGTGACACTCGGCGTGGTGGCCGCCACCGCGGTCCGCTGCAGCGAGAGCCTGCGGCAAGCGGCCGAGGGGCTTGTTCGCGCGCGCGGCGTGGTTCAATCGGCAGGCGGCGAGGAGTTGGTAGCAGCCGAACTGCGCGGCACGCTGCATCAATTAGGCGAGGTCGCCGGCGAGGTGTACACCGACGACATCCTCGACCGCATTTTCAGCCGCTTTTGCATCGGCAAGTGA
- a CDS encoding serine/threonine-protein kinase produces MSTTTFFDGSATLTFSGRPKIRPVDDDLLKRYERLVTEQRHSWTEHHHLNKLLGSGGQGVVYLSERRGTDQFTLPVALKVFSPQYYDNPRSYDEAMARIARVAARVAQIQQDNLIDVHNFIDRNRIRIMEMEWIDGYDLSRLLSPAMLARAQNRVSIRRWEYLNNVIVTAGPVQPRLKPGIAIAVLRECLAALAALHREGIVHGDIKPSNIMLKRTGNAKIIDIGSAFEIDDAPQRRSCTPTYSAPEVLEGVGTSPRSDLCSLGYVLIEMLAGMPPFPGQLTYKDLLEAKRVLVHRLHEWLPSEVACSDNLMNLIRSLIAPDPQCRFPSAEAADMGEKGSAASFHRQLVKGDLATEYENDIRLWLEELD; encoded by the coding sequence TTGTCTACGACCACTTTTTTCGACGGTTCGGCCACGCTGACATTCAGCGGACGTCCCAAGATCCGGCCCGTCGACGACGATCTGCTCAAACGCTACGAACGGCTGGTGACGGAACAGCGGCATAGCTGGACCGAGCACCACCATCTCAACAAGCTGCTTGGCTCCGGCGGCCAAGGCGTCGTCTATCTCAGCGAGCGCCGCGGCACCGACCAGTTCACGTTGCCCGTGGCGCTCAAGGTTTTCTCGCCCCAATACTACGACAACCCACGCAGCTACGACGAGGCGATGGCACGGATTGCCCGCGTCGCTGCCCGCGTGGCCCAAATTCAGCAAGACAATCTGATCGACGTCCACAACTTCATCGACCGCAACCGCATCCGTATCATGGAGATGGAGTGGATCGACGGCTACGACCTGAGCCGCCTGCTCAGCCCGGCAATGCTGGCACGCGCCCAGAACCGCGTCAGCATTCGCCGCTGGGAATATCTCAACAACGTGATCGTGACCGCCGGCCCCGTGCAACCGCGGCTGAAGCCGGGCATCGCCATTGCGGTGTTGCGCGAATGTCTGGCGGCGCTGGCCGCGCTGCACCGTGAAGGGATCGTGCATGGCGACATCAAGCCGTCGAACATCATGCTCAAACGGACGGGCAATGCCAAGATCATCGACATCGGCTCGGCCTTCGAGATCGACGACGCGCCGCAACGCCGGAGCTGCACGCCCACCTATTCGGCGCCCGAAGTGCTGGAAGGCGTGGGCACGTCGCCCCGCAGCGACTTGTGCAGTCTGGGTTACGTGTTGATCGAGATGCTGGCGGGCATGCCGCCCTTCCCCGGCCAGTTGACCTACAAGGACCTGCTGGAAGCGAAGCGGGTGTTGGTGCATCGTTTGCACGAGTGGCTTCCCAGCGAGGTGGCCTGCAGCGACAACCTGATGAACCTCATCCGCAGCCTGATCGCTCCCGATCCGCAGTGCCGCTTCCCTTCGGCCGAAGCCGCTGACATGGGCGAGAAAGGCAGCGCCGCCAGCTTCCACCGTCAGCTTGTCAAAGGCGACCTGGCGACGGAGTATGAAAACGACATCCGGTTGTGGCTGGAAGAACTCGACTGA
- a CDS encoding D-2-hydroxyacid dehydrogenase encodes MRIVLCYPVEERHLRQIAAAAPDAEVVDAGQERTAQEILAADIFCGHAKVHPVPWDEVVRRGRLRWIQSSAAGMDHCLVPSVIASEIVVTSASGVLADQVAEHALALITGLLRSLPVFFRAQQSKEFIRRPTRDLHRATIGIVGFGGNGRRLAEVLRVFKGRILATDMFPADKPDYVDALWPADRLYDLLAASDIVVLAAPLIPSTRGMIDARALAQMKRSAILVNMARGPLVVEPALVEALRADRLAGAGLDVTQTEPLPADSPLWDLPNVIITPHVGGQSAPRIDDMTDFFCENLRRWQAGRPLLNLVDKNLGFPVWGAGSHWTQCRAAL; translated from the coding sequence ATGCGAATCGTCTTGTGTTACCCGGTCGAAGAGCGGCACCTGCGCCAGATCGCCGCCGCCGCGCCCGATGCCGAAGTGGTTGACGCCGGGCAAGAGCGGACCGCGCAAGAAATCCTTGCGGCCGACATTTTTTGCGGCCATGCCAAAGTCCATCCCGTTCCCTGGGACGAAGTCGTCCGCCGCGGCCGTTTGCGATGGATCCAGTCGTCGGCTGCCGGCATGGACCATTGCCTCGTGCCGTCGGTCATCGCTTCCGAAATTGTGGTCACCAGCGCGTCGGGCGTCTTGGCCGATCAGGTGGCCGAGCACGCGCTGGCCCTCATCACGGGCCTGCTGCGGAGCCTGCCGGTGTTTTTCCGCGCGCAGCAGAGCAAAGAATTCATCCGGCGGCCGACGCGCGATCTGCACCGGGCCACGATCGGCATCGTCGGATTCGGCGGCAACGGCCGCCGTCTGGCCGAAGTGCTGCGCGTCTTCAAAGGCCGCATTCTGGCCACCGATATGTTCCCGGCCGACAAGCCCGACTATGTCGACGCCCTCTGGCCGGCCGACCGTCTCTATGACCTGCTGGCGGCGTCGGACATCGTGGTGCTGGCGGCGCCGTTGATACCTTCGACGCGCGGCATGATCGACGCACGGGCACTGGCGCAGATGAAACGCAGCGCCATTCTGGTCAATATGGCCCGTGGTCCGTTGGTCGTCGAACCGGCCCTGGTCGAGGCCCTGCGCGCAGACCGCCTGGCGGGCGCGGGGCTCGACGTGACCCAGACCGAGCCGCTCCCGGCGGACAGCCCACTATGGGATTTGCCCAACGTGATCATCACGCCGCACGTGGGCGGGCAGAGCGCCCCGAGAATCGACGACATGACGGATTTCTTTTGCGAGAACCTCCGTCGCTGGCAGGCAGGCCGCCCTTTGTTGAATCTCGTCGACAAAAATCTCGGTTTTCCGGTGTGGGGGGCCGGATCTCACTGGACGCAATGCCGCGCCGCACTTTAA
- a CDS encoding SPFH domain-containing protein, whose amino-acid sequence MFSQLLSSVTLIAQTSSGLLISLGGIAIAVMVVFFGLLIPLASRYKRCPSNRVLVIYGRAAAGEVSKCIHGGAAFVVPLIQDYAWLSLEPIQIEIPLRGALSAENIRVNVPSVFTVAIGTSLEVMQNAAIRLLGLNTAQVKEQAEEIIFGQLRQVIASMRIEDINRDRDTFLEHIQRSLEPELKKVGLVLINVNITDITDESGYIDAIGQKAASQAIQQARGDVAEQLKLGETRVAEAERDKVIQVASATKLREIGTREAQREQAVRLAELAKEQAIGEQTAGFEREAQVKDAERQMRIALADANAKAVAGENTAQAVIAASQAELLVKKADAYALGETRKREAEAAVLEAQNRAMAKAALAEAERVEAERRAAVEAPAKAEKAKVVVQAEAEAEKRRIEAQGEASAIFAKLEAEARGQYEILAKKGEGLREIISACGSAKDAFQLLMLEHLDHLAATSATAISNIKFDKVVVWENGGQNGTTNTASFLHGMARTMPPMMQVLRDIGGVEIPESLVKFAQNEPVTTATGNGAAPSHASTPVENSVKAGV is encoded by the coding sequence ATGTTTAGTCAATTGTTGTCCTCCGTTACGCTTATTGCTCAGACATCCAGCGGCCTGCTCATATCGCTGGGCGGCATCGCCATCGCCGTGATGGTCGTCTTCTTCGGCCTGCTCATTCCCCTGGCCTCGCGCTACAAGCGTTGCCCCAGCAATCGCGTGTTGGTGATTTACGGCCGGGCGGCCGCCGGCGAAGTGTCGAAGTGCATCCACGGCGGCGCCGCCTTCGTCGTGCCGCTGATCCAGGATTACGCCTGGCTCAGCCTGGAACCGATCCAGATCGAAATTCCGCTGCGCGGCGCACTGTCGGCCGAAAACATCCGCGTGAACGTGCCGAGCGTGTTTACCGTGGCCATCGGCACCAGCCTGGAAGTGATGCAGAACGCGGCCATCCGCCTCTTGGGCCTGAACACGGCCCAGGTCAAGGAGCAGGCCGAGGAGATCATCTTCGGTCAGTTGCGGCAGGTGATCGCCTCGATGCGGATCGAAGACATCAACCGCGATCGCGACACGTTCTTGGAGCACATTCAACGCTCGCTGGAGCCGGAGCTGAAGAAGGTCGGCCTGGTGCTGATCAACGTGAACATCACCGACATCACCGACGAGTCGGGCTACATCGACGCCATCGGCCAGAAGGCGGCTTCGCAGGCCATCCAGCAGGCCCGCGGCGATGTGGCCGAGCAATTGAAGCTGGGCGAAACGCGGGTGGCCGAAGCCGAACGCGATAAGGTGATCCAGGTGGCCTCCGCCACGAAGCTGCGCGAGATCGGCACCCGCGAGGCGCAGCGCGAGCAGGCCGTGCGGCTGGCCGAGTTGGCCAAAGAACAGGCCATCGGCGAGCAGACGGCGGGCTTCGAGCGCGAGGCCCAAGTCAAAGACGCCGAGCGGCAAATGCGGATCGCACTGGCCGACGCGAACGCCAAGGCCGTGGCCGGCGAAAACACGGCCCAGGCGGTGATCGCCGCTTCGCAAGCCGAATTGCTGGTGAAAAAGGCCGACGCTTACGCCTTGGGCGAGACGCGCAAGCGCGAGGCCGAGGCGGCCGTGCTGGAAGCCCAGAACCGCGCCATGGCCAAGGCCGCGCTGGCCGAGGCCGAACGCGTCGAAGCCGAACGCCGGGCGGCCGTGGAGGCCCCGGCCAAAGCCGAAAAGGCCAAAGTCGTGGTGCAGGCCGAGGCCGAGGCCGAAAAACGCCGCATCGAGGCCCAGGGCGAGGCCAGTGCCATCTTTGCCAAGCTCGAAGCCGAGGCCCGCGGCCAATATGAGATTCTGGCCAAGAAGGGCGAAGGCCTGCGCGAGATCATCTCGGCCTGCGGCAGTGCGAAAGATGCCTTCCAACTCTTGATGCTGGAACATCTCGACCATCTGGCCGCCACTTCCGCCACAGCGATCTCGAACATCAAGTTCGACAAGGTGGTGGTCTGGGAGAACGGCGGGCAAAACGGCACGACGAACACGGCCAGCTTCCTGCACGGCATGGCCCGCACGATGCCGCCGATGATGCAGGTGCTGCGCGACATCGGCGGCGTGGAGATCCCCGAATCGCTGGTCAAGTTCGCCCAGAACGAGCCGGTGACGACCGCGACCGGCAACGGCGCGGCGCCGAGCCACGCCAGCACGCCGGTGGAAAACAGCGTTAAGGCGGGCGTGTAG